In the genome of uncultured Pseudomonas sp., the window GCGCTCGCGCAAGGCCGCCCAGGACTGCAAACGCAAGCGCCGATCCAGCACCTGACCCAGCAGACCGCCCAGCAGCGCACCCGGAATACTCGCGACGGCCAGCCCGGCAACGGCCCCCAACAGGGTCGCTGGCCAGAGCATCCTAACCGCGCGCCTCAAGCAAGGACTCGACATAGGCCAGCCGCTCATGGGTACCGACATCCACCCAGCAACCGGCAAACGACTCGCCACTGACCTGTCCAGCCGCCATCGCCGCACGCAGCAAGGGGGCAAGTTTGAAGGCTCCGGCCTGGCAGTCGGCAAACAACGCCGGCGACAACACGGCCATGCCGCTGTAGGTCAGACTGTCCGGCGCGGCCTGCGCATCGCTGACCTGCCCGTCTCGCAGGCAAAAATCACCGCCCGCGTGATGACTGGGATTAGCCACCAGGACCAGATGCGCCAGCCCAGTCAGTGGTCGACGCAGCTCAGCCAAGGGGTAATCGGTGAAGATATCGCCATTGATCAGCGCAAACGGCTGATCACCCAACAACGGCAGGGCCTGGAAGATCCCGCCGCCGGTTTCCAGCGGCTCAGCCTCCGCGGAATAGGCAATGCTCAGGCCAAAGCGCGAGCCATCACCGAGGTAATCCTCGATCTGCTGACCGAGCCAGGCGTGATTGATCACCACCTCGGTAAAGCCGGCCGCCGCCAAGGCGCGCAGGTGATACTCGATCAACGGCACACCGGCCGCGCGCACCAAAGGTTTCGGCGTGTGCAATGTCAGCGGACGCAACCGCTCGCCCTTGCCCGCCGCCAGAATCATCGCTTTCATGCCGGCTCCCGCTGCAGGCTGGCCAGCAGCTCAGCCAATTCAGCCAACTCCGGTCGGCGCACCAGGACTGCCTCTATATAGGAGAAGAAGCGCGGTACATCAGCCAGGTACTTGGGCTTGCCATCACGGTGGCAAATGCGCGCGAAGATGCCGATCACTTTGAGATGGCGCTGCACGCCCATTAGGTCGCTGGCCCGGAGAAAGTCGTCTAATACTGGCTGAACGGGCACGCTGGCATCACGCGCCTGCTGCCAGTACTGCTCCAGCCAACTGCGTACACGCGCTTCCGGCCAACTGAGGAACGCATCCTTGAACAGGCAGGTGATGTCATAGGTCACCGGACCATAGACCGCATCCTGAAAATCCAGCACTCCGGGATTCGGCTCACTGAGCATCAGATTGCGCGGCATGTAGTCGCGATGCACCAACACCTTGGGCTGGGCCAGAGCGCTATCGATCAACAACTGGCTCGCCCGCTGCCAGAGTGCCTGCTGCTGCGAACTGAACGCAACACCCAGATGCTGCTGCACATACCATTCAGGGAATAGCTGAAGCTCGCGGCGCAGCAAGGCGTCGTCATAACTGGGCAATGGCGTGCTCATCGGCAGCCGCTGAAATGCCAGCAACGCCTGCACGGCATCGGCAAACAATCCATCGGCGTTGTC includes:
- the murU gene encoding N-acetylmuramate alpha-1-phosphate uridylyltransferase MurU — translated: MKAMILAAGKGERLRPLTLHTPKPLVRAAGVPLIEYHLRALAAAGFTEVVINHAWLGQQIEDYLGDGSRFGLSIAYSAEAEPLETGGGIFQALPLLGDQPFALINGDIFTDYPLAELRRPLTGLAHLVLVANPSHHAGGDFCLRDGQVSDAQAAPDSLTYSGMAVLSPALFADCQAGAFKLAPLLRAAMAAGQVSGESFAGCWVDVGTHERLAYVESLLEARG
- a CDS encoding phosphotransferase, which translates into the protein MPDEDVRLKLLENWLDQLLPELFAEQGWGAVPAATLTSASSDASFRRYFRWQGAARTLIVMDAPPPQEDCRPFVKVAQLLAEAQLNVPQILAADLERGFLLLNDLGRQTYLDVINDDNADGLFADAVQALLAFQRLPMSTPLPSYDDALLRRELQLFPEWYVQQHLGVAFSSQQQALWQRASQLLIDSALAQPKVLVHRDYMPRNLMLSEPNPGVLDFQDAVYGPVTYDITCLFKDAFLSWPEARVRSWLEQYWQQARDASVPVQPVLDDFLRASDLMGVQRHLKVIGIFARICHRDGKPKYLADVPRFFSYIEAVLVRRPELAELAELLASLQREPA